From one Bradyrhizobium sp. Ash2021 genomic stretch:
- a CDS encoding cell wall hydrolase, whose protein sequence is MFVLRNQPRGARFASFGLGLCVFAMMPTEIGYQDIASLLARQPGVAERWQSRVFSTANSIQVATFSFGRPIGTSTPQTATYRLASLDNQGIDITGSVTRNPLASPPPRYQASDFPKVDRTLKGDRLVVALPEPAETLAPAEAVPANVDPSTSNASVRGAKTAAVQPADERAPLDPELQEALSAPPLPQYDVSMSLEANPLDDLKPEPEAAAVALSAAPPRDNFAFKTSSLFFGSSLGSPESIERWRPGEEPVVMMPDALPDPDMKIMASLPVDADGPVKAGEMGESIAPKGEVNADNQHAKTPAERLGLFDEKSRAKSEKCLAEAVYFEARGEAVRGQIAVAQVVMNRAFSGKYPDTVCGVVYQNKHRHFACQFTFACDNTPDVIREPDMWDRARKIAKAMLDGQLWLPEVDKSTHYHAYWVRPSWVSEMKKMYKFGVHTFYRPRAWGDGSDAPSWGNAAQTAEISAELAEAAQSSAEQASARR, encoded by the coding sequence ATGTTTGTGTTGCGTAACCAGCCGAGGGGCGCACGGTTTGCGTCCTTCGGTCTCGGTCTTTGCGTCTTCGCAATGATGCCGACCGAGATCGGATATCAGGATATCGCGTCACTGCTGGCCCGGCAGCCTGGCGTCGCAGAGCGCTGGCAGAGCCGTGTGTTCTCCACCGCCAACAGCATTCAGGTTGCCACTTTCAGCTTCGGCCGACCGATCGGAACGTCCACGCCGCAAACCGCGACCTACCGGCTGGCAAGCCTCGACAACCAGGGCATCGACATCACCGGTTCTGTGACGCGCAATCCGCTGGCGTCGCCGCCGCCGCGCTACCAGGCATCTGATTTTCCCAAGGTCGATCGCACGCTGAAGGGCGATCGTCTTGTCGTCGCATTGCCCGAGCCGGCGGAAACCTTAGCGCCCGCCGAGGCCGTGCCCGCGAACGTGGATCCCTCGACGTCCAACGCGTCGGTGAGGGGCGCCAAGACCGCGGCCGTGCAGCCGGCGGACGAACGCGCGCCGCTCGACCCGGAACTGCAGGAAGCCCTCTCGGCGCCGCCGCTGCCGCAATATGATGTGTCGATGTCGCTGGAGGCCAATCCGCTCGACGACCTCAAGCCGGAGCCGGAGGCAGCGGCCGTAGCCCTCAGCGCCGCGCCGCCGCGCGACAATTTCGCGTTCAAGACGTCCAGCCTGTTCTTCGGCAGCTCGCTCGGCTCGCCCGAAAGCATCGAACGCTGGCGGCCCGGCGAAGAACCTGTCGTCATGATGCCGGACGCGCTTCCCGATCCGGACATGAAGATCATGGCCTCACTGCCGGTCGATGCCGACGGGCCGGTCAAGGCCGGCGAAATGGGCGAGAGCATCGCGCCGAAGGGCGAGGTCAATGCCGACAACCAGCATGCCAAGACGCCGGCCGAGCGTCTCGGCCTGTTCGACGAGAAATCGCGCGCCAAGTCGGAGAAGTGCCTGGCTGAGGCCGTCTATTTCGAAGCCCGCGGCGAAGCCGTGCGCGGCCAGATCGCGGTCGCCCAGGTGGTGATGAACCGCGCCTTCTCCGGCAAATATCCGGACACGGTGTGCGGCGTGGTCTACCAGAACAAGCACCGCCACTTCGCCTGCCAATTCACCTTCGCCTGCGACAACACTCCCGACGTCATTCGCGAGCCCGACATGTGGGACCGCGCCCGGAAGATCGCGAAAGCGATGCTCGACGGCCAGCTCTGGCTGCCGGAGGTCGACAAGTCGACGCACTACCACGCCTATTGGGTGCGGCCGTCTTGGGTCAGTGAAATGAAGAAGATGTATAAATTCGGCGTCCACACCTTCTACCGGCCCCGCGCCTGGGGCGACGGCAGCGATGCGCCGAGCTGGGGAAATGCCGCGCAGACTGCAGAGATTTCCGCGGAACTCGCGGAAGCCGCGCAAAG